The following proteins come from a genomic window of Nostoc sp. KVJ3:
- a CDS encoding TIGR00725 family protein yields MRRIIIGVMGRGENATANDLQNAYILGQFIAKQGWVLLTGGRNVGVMDAVSKGAKSADGLTIGILPGENQDGMSSWVDIAIFTHMGNSRNNINVLTSDVVIACGMGAGTASEIALALKANKQVILLNNDEESQLFFKKMSPENVYIVESVEQAIATAKIILS; encoded by the coding sequence ATGCGAAGAATTATTATTGGGGTTATGGGGAGAGGAGAAAATGCGACAGCAAATGATTTACAAAATGCTTATATATTAGGTCAATTTATTGCCAAACAAGGATGGGTTTTACTCACTGGTGGTAGAAATGTAGGGGTAATGGATGCAGTAAGTAAAGGTGCAAAATCTGCTGATGGTTTAACTATTGGTATTCTTCCAGGTGAAAATCAGGATGGTATGTCCTCTTGGGTGGATATTGCTATTTTCACACACATGGGTAATTCTAGAAACAATATTAACGTTCTTACCAGTGATGTGGTAATTGCTTGCGGGATGGGTGCAGGAACCGCTTCAGAAATTGCTCTAGCTTTGAAAGCCAATAAGCAAGTAATTTTGTTGAATAATGATGAAGAAAGTCAACTTTTCTTTAAAAAAATGTCGCCAGAAAATGTTTATATTGTGGAGAGTGTGGAGCAGGCGATCGCTACTGCCAAAATAATTTTATCTTAG
- a CDS encoding class I SAM-dependent methyltransferase yields the protein MNTKTKPDWAGSGLLSKFVNLLIQTRPIYKLMKNQARQVLIKTAEKKGIPWRKNYEELEASGIKQQLSTIINSGIVYPDYYQVPFHAYEQGNLCWQAAFEAPSATYSMALRVWPKENLTWSSAHERLRESFHNVLGTYVPQPVRDILDIGCSVGISTLTLHRYYQKKQEQSVCTVGLDLSPYMLTVAKSLDKNGEIYKWIHATAENTGLLANSFDLVTLQFVTHELPHNASKEIFTEALRLLRPGGCIALVDNNPKSPVIQNLSPILFTLMKSTEPWSDDYYSFDIETVLEQVGFEKAITIASDPRHRTIISRKPK from the coding sequence ATGAACACAAAAACTAAGCCGGATTGGGCGGGGTCAGGATTGCTTTCAAAATTTGTTAACTTACTGATCCAAACTAGACCTATTTATAAGTTAATGAAGAACCAAGCAAGGCAAGTATTAATTAAAACTGCTGAGAAGAAAGGTATTCCCTGGAGAAAAAATTACGAAGAACTAGAAGCATCGGGGATAAAACAGCAGCTATCAACAATAATCAATTCTGGTATTGTTTACCCCGATTACTATCAAGTACCATTTCATGCTTACGAACAAGGTAATCTTTGCTGGCAAGCAGCTTTTGAAGCTCCTAGTGCTACGTATTCAATGGCATTACGGGTGTGGCCTAAAGAAAATCTAACTTGGTCATCTGCTCATGAAAGACTCAGAGAAAGTTTTCACAATGTTTTGGGAACTTATGTACCTCAACCAGTGCGGGATATACTAGATATCGGGTGTTCAGTGGGCATTTCTACTCTAACGCTACATCGTTACTATCAAAAAAAACAAGAGCAGTCTGTCTGTACTGTTGGTCTTGATTTATCTCCTTATATGCTCACTGTTGCCAAAAGTTTAGATAAAAATGGTGAGATATATAAGTGGATACACGCTACAGCAGAAAATACAGGATTACTTGCTAATTCTTTTGACTTGGTAACTCTTCAGTTTGTCACCCATGAACTTCCGCATAATGCAAGCAAGGAAATTTTCACAGAAGCATTACGGCTGCTGCGCCCAGGTGGTTGTATTGCATTAGTAGATAACAATCCGAAATCTCCTGTAATTCAAAACCTTTCACCTATCCTCTTTACTTTAATGAAAAGTACAGAACCTTGGAGTGACGATTACTATAGTTTTGATATTGAAACTGTGTTAGAACAAGTGGGCTTTGAGAAAGCAATTACAATTGCTAGCGATCCTCGTCATCGTACTATTATCAGCCGAAAACCAAAATAG
- a CDS encoding TrpB-like pyridoxal phosphate-dependent enzyme, producing MPKAWYNIQADLPQALPPVLNPATGKPITPDELLPLFPLALIEQEVSQQRWIEIPDAVRSIYCQWRPTPLYRARRLEQALDTPAKIYYKYEGVSPSGSHKPNTAVAQAYYNKQAGVKKLTTETGAGQWGSSLAFAGALFGLEVLVYMVKVSYQQKPYRRALMETYGARVVASPSTQTQAGRKILAQNPNSNGSLGIAISEAVEVAAADQQTKYALGSVLNHVLLHQTVIGQEALTQLEMAGDYPDIVIGCTGGGSNFAGIAFPFLGAKLRRERDIQVIAVEPAACPSLTRGKYGLPSGQLSQPCGFLKFELKLLGLTEHFPAQQQNRYLLYHL from the coding sequence ATGCCAAAAGCTTGGTACAACATCCAAGCTGATTTGCCACAAGCCTTACCACCAGTTTTAAATCCTGCTACTGGTAAGCCAATTACACCAGATGAATTATTACCTTTGTTTCCATTGGCACTGATTGAGCAAGAAGTTAGCCAACAAAGATGGATTGAAATACCAGATGCAGTCCGCTCTATTTATTGCCAGTGGCGACCAACTCCTCTTTATCGTGCCCGTCGCTTAGAACAAGCTTTAGATACGCCTGCCAAAATTTACTACAAATATGAGGGTGTTAGTCCCTCTGGAAGCCACAAACCCAATACTGCGGTCGCCCAAGCATACTACAATAAACAAGCTGGAGTCAAAAAGCTAACTACTGAAACGGGAGCCGGACAGTGGGGATCATCTCTAGCTTTTGCCGGTGCGCTATTCGGTTTAGAAGTCTTAGTTTATATGGTAAAGGTTAGCTACCAGCAAAAGCCTTACCGCCGAGCTTTAATGGAAACCTACGGCGCGAGGGTCGTTGCTAGCCCAAGTACTCAAACCCAAGCCGGACGTAAAATTCTTGCACAAAATCCCAATAGTAATGGCAGTTTAGGGATTGCTATTAGTGAAGCTGTAGAAGTAGCTGCTGCTGATCAACAAACTAAGTATGCTTTAGGTAGTGTTCTCAATCATGTACTGCTACATCAAACTGTGATTGGTCAAGAAGCATTGACTCAATTAGAAATGGCAGGAGATTATCCTGATATTGTTATTGGCTGCACTGGTGGCGGTAGCAACTTTGCCGGAATTGCTTTCCCATTTCTCGGTGCTAAACTGCGAAGAGAACGAGATATACAAGTAATAGCTGTCGAACCTGCTGCTTGTCCATCATTGACTCGTGGAAAATATGGACTTCCTTCAGGGCAACTGTCTCAACCTTGCGGTTTCCTGAAATTCGAGCTAAAGCTTTTAGGTCTAACTGAGCATTTCCCGGCACAACAGCAAAACAGATACCTGTTGTATCACCTCTGA